The DNA sequence AGCGGCCGCCCGGCCGCGGCGGCCTCGGTATAGGCCCGGTCGAGGGGCATCAGCCCGGCTTCGAGGTCGAGGGTGGTGGTCACGCCGTCCAGCGCCTGCAGCCGCTGCCCGGCGATCGAGTGGACGTGGCTGTGCAGGTCGACGAACCCGGGCCCGACGACGAGCCCGGTGACGTCCACGACCGTCGTCCCGGCCGGCGCTTCGAGGCCGGCGCCGACGGCGGTGACCTTGCCGCCGTCCAGGAGCACGTCGGCGACGCCGTCGAACCCGGTCCCGGGGTCGACCACCCGCCCGCCCCGCAAGAGTGTCCGCACCGCTGCGCCTCCTCGTCGTCACGTACTCGGGTCGTGGCGACGATAGGAGGGATTCCGGCGGAGCCGTTGGTCCGCGACGACGAACCAGGACGGTCCGGTCCATCCGCGCGGACGAACCCGCGGCTCCCGGTCGTGAGTGTTCAGGGCGGTTAGAACCGCCCTAACCACTCACGACCGTGCGGGCGGGGTCACCGGGGCCAGGAGCAGGCCGGTGATCGCGTCGATCAGCCCGGTGCCCGCGTCGTCCCAGGTCGCGCGCGGGGTCGCGGTGGCCTCGGCCAGGGCCCGCTCGCGCTCCGCGGTCATGTGGATCATCAGCTGGCGCGCCATGTCGCCGCGCTCGGCGCGGACGTCCGGCGGGAGGACCGAGAGGGTCCGGTTCAGCCCCGCCACCACCTTCGCGAGCGCCGAGGAGGCCATCGACTCCTCGGCGATGATGGCGCGCAGGGCCGGGTCGGTGAGCACCTGGGCGGTGAACCGGGCGAACCACGTCGGGGAGCCGAGCTCCCGCAGGTACGTCGTCGTCGGGCGGATCAGGCAGGCCACCCAGTCGCGCAGCTCGCCCGGGCCGTCGGTGGCCTCGACGGCCTCGACGGCCTCGACGAGCTCGGCGCGCAGCCGCTCGACGCGCTCCGAGTGCTTGCGGGCGATCGCGCGGACCAGGTCGGTCTTGGTGCCGAAGTGGTAGTTGACCGCGGCGTTGTTGCCCTGGCCCGCGGCCTCGCTGATGTGCCGGTTGGACACCACCTGCACCCCGTGCTCGGCGAACAGCCGCTCCGCCGTGGCGAGGATGCTCTCCCGCGTGGCGCTCGCGCGCTCCGCCCGGACGGCCTTCACGTTCATCCCTGCCACCTCGTCTCCCCCGTGCTCGGCTGCCTTCACCTTACGGAGTCACCGTCCGGTCCCCGCATCAGGCGAACCGGCTCAACCACCCCCGCGCGGTGGCGAGGTAGTCGCGGGCGAAGCCGGTGTCCGGGGCCCAGGCCTCGAACCCGTGCGGCGCGCCCGGTGCCACGTGGACGGTCGTGTCGACGCCCGCCGCGCGCAGCCGGCGGGCGTACTCGGCGTCTTCGTCGTGGAACAGGTCGATGTCGCCGACGCCGATCCAGGCCGGCGGGAGGCCGCTCAGGTTCTCGCGGCGGGCGGGGACCGCGTAGTGCGGGACGACCTCCGCCCCGGGTTCGACGCCGAGGTAGGCGCGCCAGCCGAAGCGGTTGAGGCGGTTGTCCCAGCCCCGGTGCCGCCGGGCGTCGAGGTCGCGGCGGGCGGCCGTGCGGTCGTCGAGCATCGGGCAGAACAGCCACTGGGCCGGCGGCCGCTCCCCCGCGTCACGCAGGCGCTGGACCAGCGCGGCCGCGAGGCCGCCGCCGGCGCTCTGCCCGCCGACGATCACCCGGGCCGGGTCGGCGGCGTGCTCGCGCGTCCACGTCCAGGCGGCGTGGCAGTCGTCGAGCGCCGCCGGGTACCGGGCCTCCGGGGCGAGCCGGTACTCGGCCGACACCACGGTGATACCCAGCTCGCGGGCGGTGTCCGCGCAGAACCGGTCGTCCTGGACCGCGGCGCCGATGACCAGGCCGCCGCCGTGGATCCACAGGAGCGTCAGGTCGGACCGCGGCTCGCGTGGCCGGTAGACCCGCCACCCCGGCGTGACCTCGACGTCGACGTCCGGCGCGGCCGCCGGCCGCGCCCGGGTGGTCCCCCACCGCACCAGGCGCAGCCCCCAGGCGCGTTCCAGCGGCAGGCGCGGCAGCCACCGCGCCTTGCCGCGCAGCTCGGGCGCGATCTCGGAGAGCTTCACTGGGCCGACCACCCGCCGTCCGAGGGCAGCACGACGCCGTTGACGTTCGCGCCGTCGTCGCTCAGCAGGAACGTGATCGACGCGGCGAGCTGCTCCGCCGTGGCGATCGGCGGCATCAGCCCGAAGAACGCGCCGAGCCGATCCTGCCCGAACGCCGACGGTGTGCCGCTCTGCCCGATGCCGGTCGCCACCCCGCCCGGCGCGACGGCGTTGACGCGGATGCCGCGCGGCCCGTACATCACCGCGCAGTTCCGGGTGATCCCGACGACCGCGTGTTTCGAAGCGGTGTAAGCGACCCCGGCGGCCGAGCCACGCAACGCGGCCTCGGAGGCGATGTTCACGATCGACCCGGATCCCGCTTCGAGCATCGCCGGGACGACCGCGCGGATGAGCCGGAACGTGCCGTCGACGTTGACCGCGAAGACGCGCCGCCACAGCTCGTCGCTGACCTCGTGGGCCGGTGAGAAGTCGTCGGCGATCCCGGCGACGTTGGCCAGCCCGTCGATCCGCGTCCCGGCGGCGGCCAGGATCCGCTCGATCCCGGCGGCGTCGGTGATGTCCGCGGCGACCGGGACGAGTCCGGGCGACCGCGCGGCGAACTCGTCGAGCCGGCCCGCCGAGACGTCGACCGCGACGACCCGGCCGCCTTCGCGGGTGATGCGCGACGCCGTGGCGCGGCCGATGCCGGAAGCCGCGCCGGTCACCACGACCGTCCGGCCCTCGAACCGGCCGGGGACGGTCCGCTCCCGGGCACCGGTGGCCGCGGGGACGACCCCGTCGTTGACGCGCGCGACCAGGTCGTCGACGACGTCCTGGCCGAGTTTTCCCTGGCTGAGCGCGACGAGCCGGCCCAGCGGAACCTGCCGGATCGGCGCGAGCACGCTCTCGTCGAAGCCCGCGCCGGCGAGCAGGGCCCGGATGAGCGGGCCGCCTTCGGGGTGGGCCACCCACTCGCCGATCGGCGTGTCCGCGGTGATCATGGCGACAGCCTACCCCAGTTTTAAATCACTTGCTTGACCACAGTTTCCGGACTGGGTTTGCTGGAGGTGAGCCGATCACCGAACCCGGAAGGCCACCCATGTCCCCCACCTCGCCCCTGCCCGCCGACCTGGGCTTCGACCCGGACGCCCTGCGCGCGAAGTACCGCGCCGAGCGCGACCGGCGCCTGCGGCCGGAGGGCAGCGCGCAGTACCAGCGCCCCACCGGCCGCTTCGGGTACTACGCCGAAGACCCGTACGTCGAGGGCGAGCTCGTCCGCGAGCCGCTGCGCGACCGCGTCGAGGCCGTGGTGGTCGGCGGCGGGTTCGGCGGCCTGCTCGCCGCCGCGCGGTTGCGCCAGGCCGGCGTCGGGACCATCCGCGTGATCGAAAAGGGCAGCGACTTCGGCGGCACGTGGTACTGGAACCGCTACCCCGGCATCCACTGCGACCTCGAGTCCTACGTGTACCTCCCGCTGCTGGAGGAGGTCGGCCACGTCCCCGGCTGGAAGTACGCGCCCGGCGCGGAGATCCTGGAGCACGCCCGCGCGATCGGCCGGACGTTCGGCCTGTACGACGACGCGTGCTTCCGCACCGCGGTCCGGGAGCTGCGCTGGGACGACGGCGAGTGGCTCGTCCGCACCGACCGCGACGACGAGATCCGCGCACGCTACGTCGTCGTCTCCAGCGGGACGCTCGACCACCCGAAACTGCCCGGCATCCCCGGCATCGACACGTTCACCGGGCACACCTTCCACACCAGCCGGTGGGATTACGGCTACACCGGCGGCACCGCCGACGGCGGCCTGACCGGGCTGGCCGACAAGCGCGTCGCGCTCATCGGCACCGGCGCGACCGCCGTCCAGGTCGTCCCCCACCTCGGGCGCGACGCCCGCGAACTGGTCGTCTTCCAGCGGACGCCGTCGACCGTGGACGTCCGCGGGAACGGGCCCACCGATCCGGCGTGGGCGTCGTCGCTCACCCCCGGCTGGCAGCGGCGGCGCCGGGACAACTTCCTCACCGTCGTCACCGGCGGCCGGGCCGAGGAGGACCTGGTCGGCGACGGCTGGACCGGCAGCGCCCGCCTGCTGCAGCAGCTGATCGCGACCGACGCGTACGCGGACCTCGCCCCCGAAGCCCGCGAGCAGGCCGACGAGATCGCCGACTTCCGGAAGATGAACGAGCTGCGCGACCGGGTCGACGAGCTCGTCACCGACCCGGCCACGGCCGAGGCGCTCAAGCCCTGGTACCGCTACATGTGCAAGCGTCCGACGTTCAGCGACCACTACCTCCAGACGTTCAACCGGCCGAACGTCACCCTGGTGGACACGGCCGACAGCGGCGGTGTGGAAGCCGTCACCGAACGGGCCGTCGTCGCCGGCGGCCGGGAGTACGAGGTCGACTGCATCATCTTCGCGACCGGGTTCGCCGTCGGCGTCTCGGACGTCCTGGCCGGGCGCCTGCCGATCGTCGGGCGCGACGGCGTCTCGCTGCTGCAGCACTGGCGCGGCGGGCCTCGGACACTGCACGGTTTCGCGAGCCACGGGTTCCCGAACCTGTTCCACCTCGGACCCCTGCAGAACGCGAGCTCGGTGAACTTCGTCCACGTCCTGGACGAGCAGGCGAGCCACATCGGGGCGGTCGTCGCCGAAGCCCGCGAGCGCGGGGCGTCCGTTGTGGAGCCCACCGCGGCGGCCGAGGAGGCGTGGGTCGAGACGATCCGCCGGAAGGCGCCCGACCGGTACAAGTTCCAGCTCGACTGCACCCCGGGCTACTACAACAACGAGGGCAGGCCCCGGGAACGCGGCCAGTCGTTCGGCGACGGGCCGGTCGCCTTCCACGCGCTCCTCGCCGCGTGGCGGGAGAACGGCGGGATGGACGAGGTCATGTGAGGCGCCGCCCGCCTGGCGAGAATCCGGCGGAGGATGGCAGAACAGCCACTGGCCGGCGCGCCCGCCGGTTCCTAGCGTGATCCAGCATGATCGCGGTACTCGCGCCGATCCTGATCGGCGTCCTCTACGTCCTGCTCAACTCGCTGATCCGCGAGCCGCACCGGCAGCGCGTCAACGCGGTGATGATCGCCGGCGCCGGCGCGGCCTACCTGTCGGGCGGCGCGCTCGGGCCGTGGGAACTGGTGTTCTGCGCGGTCATGACCTACGTCGCGTTCCGCGGGCTCGGCTCGTGGACGTTCATCGGGATCGGCTGGCTCCTGCACACCGGCTGGGACGTCGTCCACCACCTCAAGGGCCAGCCGATCCTCCCGTTCGCCCACGACTCGTCGTTCGGCTGCGCGTTCTGCGACCCGGTGATCGCGATCTGGTGCTTCACCGGCGGCCGGTCCGTGTGGACGTCCCTGCGCTCACGCCCCGGCCGCCCGGCCGCCGACGTCTCACCGAGCTCGCCGTAGACCTGCTCGAAGGCAGACCGCGAGCTGACCATGGCCCGGCGCGGTTGCGGCCCCGCCCGGCCGGGTATCCCGACCGCATGAGCGCCAGCCAAGACAGCACCGCCGTCGAACGCGCGGCGCACGCCTACTGCCCCCGCTGCAACCCGGACCCCGGCCCCGGTGACCGCGTCACGGCGCTGTGCGGGGCGACCCACCCGTACTGGGGACGGCGCGAGCGCCCGATGACCAGGTGCCCGGCCTGCGAGGCACTGGCCGGCGCACCCGTCCTGCAGTGCGGCCACTCCGGCTGAGATCCGGACCACCGGAATCGGGTGTTCCGGAACCGCCCGGCGAACCCACCACCTAGGCTGACCGGTGTGAAGAGGGTGGGGATGGCCGTCGCGGCCGGGTTCGTCGCTGCGCTGGGACTGATCATCAGTCTCGGTCTTCTCGGCACCCCGAACGGCGCCGGCGACAACGGTGACGGCTACCGGCTGTTCTGCACCGCCGGGCTCAGCCCGGCCACCCCCGACCACAAAGCGAGCTGGCTCGGCGGCGTCGTCCTGGACTTCGGCCGGGGCACGCCGTGCCCCGACCCGCAGCCCTCGAGCGCCGCGGTCCTGTTCAAGGCGGTCGCGGACGGCGACGGGGCGTTCAGCCTCACCTCGCTCGGCTGGCTGTACACGCTGCTGGTCTTCCTGGTCACGGGGCTCGCGGCCTGGGCGCTGCTCGGGCGCGGGTGGCGCCGGCTCGCGCTGCTGATCCCGCCCGTGCTTCCCCTGCTCAACCCCGACTTCGCGCGGCTGTTCCTCTCGACGTTCGGCGAACCCGCCGGCCTGTTCGGCGCGTACACGCTGCTCTGCGGGCTCGCGGTGATCGCCGGCACCAAGGTCGAGGACGGCTTCGAGCGGCTGTCCGCACTGCTGCTGGTCGCGGCCGGCGGCGTCGTCGCAGGGCTGGCGAAGATCGGGTTCCTGCCCCTGTTCGTGCTGGCCGTGCTCGTCTGCGCGGTGACCGGCGCCCGGGCGGGCGCCGGGCGGTGGTGGTCCGGGCGGCTCGTCGGGCCGCTGCTCGCCGTCCTGCTGGTGCTGGAGATCATCGCGCCGATCCGGGCGAACCTCGCCTGGCAGGAGCGCAACTACGCCGACGTCAACGCGGTGAACGTCGTCTACACCCTCGGCCTGGTCGAGCTGCCGGGCTCGGCGGCCGGGCTGGGCCTGCCCGAGTCCGCGAACCAGAGCGCGGGCAAGGCGTACTACCCCGACGGTCCGGAGCAGCTGGCCGGCGCCGACGTGCTGCTGGAGGAGCCCAGCGTCGTCAAGGGCAAGGTCTGGAGCCTGCTGCTGTCCCACCCGGCGGCCCTGGCCCGCGCGATCGGCATCGGCCTGCAGGCCACGCACGGCCGCGACCTGCCGTACCTGCCGAACCACCCCTGGGGCGCGGCGACCAAGGCCCCGGACAACTCGGCCCCGGTCAGCGGCGACATGGGCGGCAACCCGGCGACGTTCCGCGAGTGGCTCGACGGCATGAGCCTCCCGTGGTGGCCGTCCCTGCTGGTCCTGCTGGGCCTGGCCGCGGCGGTGGTG is a window from the Amycolatopsis sp. NBC_00355 genome containing:
- a CDS encoding TetR/AcrR family transcriptional regulator; this translates as MNVKAVRAERASATRESILATAERLFAEHGVQVVSNRHISEAAGQGNNAAVNYHFGTKTDLVRAIARKHSERVERLRAELVEAVEAVEATDGPGELRDWVACLIRPTTTYLRELGSPTWFARFTAQVLTDPALRAIIAEESMASSALAKVVAGLNRTLSVLPPDVRAERGDMARQLMIHMTAERERALAEATATPRATWDDAGTGLIDAITGLLLAPVTPPARS
- a CDS encoding DUF6010 family protein, with the translated sequence MIAVLAPILIGVLYVLLNSLIREPHRQRVNAVMIAGAGAAYLSGGALGPWELVFCAVMTYVAFRGLGSWTFIGIGWLLHTGWDVVHHLKGQPILPFAHDSSFGCAFCDPVIAIWCFTGGRSVWTSLRSRPGRPAADVSPSSP
- a CDS encoding alpha/beta hydrolase, with translation MKLSEIAPELRGKARWLPRLPLERAWGLRLVRWGTTRARPAAAPDVDVEVTPGWRVYRPREPRSDLTLLWIHGGGLVIGAAVQDDRFCADTARELGITVVSAEYRLAPEARYPAALDDCHAAWTWTREHAADPARVIVGGQSAGGGLAAALVQRLRDAGERPPAQWLFCPMLDDRTAARRDLDARRHRGWDNRLNRFGWRAYLGVEPGAEVVPHYAVPARRENLSGLPPAWIGVGDIDLFHDEDAEYARRLRAAGVDTTVHVAPGAPHGFEAWAPDTGFARDYLATARGWLSRFA
- a CDS encoding SDR family NAD(P)-dependent oxidoreductase, whose product is MITADTPIGEWVAHPEGGPLIRALLAGAGFDESVLAPIRQVPLGRLVALSQGKLGQDVVDDLVARVNDGVVPAATGARERTVPGRFEGRTVVVTGAASGIGRATASRITREGGRVVAVDVSAGRLDEFAARSPGLVPVAADITDAAGIERILAAAGTRIDGLANVAGIADDFSPAHEVSDELWRRVFAVNVDGTFRLIRAVVPAMLEAGSGSIVNIASEAALRGSAAGVAYTASKHAVVGITRNCAVMYGPRGIRVNAVAPGGVATGIGQSGTPSAFGQDRLGAFFGLMPPIATAEQLAASITFLLSDDGANVNGVVLPSDGGWSAQ
- a CDS encoding flavin-containing monooxygenase encodes the protein MSPTSPLPADLGFDPDALRAKYRAERDRRLRPEGSAQYQRPTGRFGYYAEDPYVEGELVREPLRDRVEAVVVGGGFGGLLAAARLRQAGVGTIRVIEKGSDFGGTWYWNRYPGIHCDLESYVYLPLLEEVGHVPGWKYAPGAEILEHARAIGRTFGLYDDACFRTAVRELRWDDGEWLVRTDRDDEIRARYVVVSSGTLDHPKLPGIPGIDTFTGHTFHTSRWDYGYTGGTADGGLTGLADKRVALIGTGATAVQVVPHLGRDARELVVFQRTPSTVDVRGNGPTDPAWASSLTPGWQRRRRDNFLTVVTGGRAEEDLVGDGWTGSARLLQQLIATDAYADLAPEAREQADEIADFRKMNELRDRVDELVTDPATAEALKPWYRYMCKRPTFSDHYLQTFNRPNVTLVDTADSGGVEAVTERAVVAGGREYEVDCIIFATGFAVGVSDVLAGRLPIVGRDGVSLLQHWRGGPRTLHGFASHGFPNLFHLGPLQNASSVNFVHVLDEQASHIGAVVAEARERGASVVEPTAAAEEAWVETIRRKAPDRYKFQLDCTPGYYNNEGRPRERGQSFGDGPVAFHALLAAWRENGGMDEVM
- the wsfD gene encoding glycan biosynthesis hexose transferase WsfD, which gives rise to MKRVGMAVAAGFVAALGLIISLGLLGTPNGAGDNGDGYRLFCTAGLSPATPDHKASWLGGVVLDFGRGTPCPDPQPSSAAVLFKAVADGDGAFSLTSLGWLYTLLVFLVTGLAAWALLGRGWRRLALLIPPVLPLLNPDFARLFLSTFGEPAGLFGAYTLLCGLAVIAGTKVEDGFERLSALLLVAAGGVVAGLAKIGFLPLFVLAVLVCAVTGARAGAGRWWSGRLVGPLLAVLLVLEIIAPIRANLAWQERNYADVNAVNVVYTLGLVELPGSAAGLGLPESANQSAGKAYYPDGPEQLAGADVLLEEPSVVKGKVWSLLLSHPAALARAIGIGLQATHGRDLPYLPNHPWGAATKAPDNSAPVSGDMGGNPATFREWLDGMSLPWWPSLLVLLGLAAAVVALVRRRAWTNRAGLMAGVSVTAALGIAVMAVVGDGYFEIAKHVWLAAYLLDAAALSLCVMAAPVVYRFVREQLRRRRRPAAPVAEPEPQSEPTPQAG